Proteins from one Thioflavicoccus mobilis 8321 genomic window:
- a CDS encoding sulfur globule family protein, which produces MRKILTITGIIAGLGLAATPLSASAWWNGGPGNNTWDNMGDFFGDGSGDFNMSMSGNGRGSGRGYNRDYYGYGPGGYWGVPNGYGLPYDRPYAGGYPYRGGNYPYRAGGYPDGGRNAPYAGNSAPFGGYGNPEYHGMPAPGQMPYATPPSN; this is translated from the coding sequence ATGCGAAAGATTCTGACGATCACCGGTATCATCGCCGGCCTCGGACTTGCTGCCACACCGCTTTCCGCTAGCGCCTGGTGGAATGGAGGCCCTGGAAACAATACGTGGGATAACATGGGCGATTTCTTCGGCGATGGTTCTGGCGATTTCAATATGAGCATGAGCGGCAACGGCCGGGGTTCCGGCCGTGGCTACAATCGCGACTATTATGGGTATGGCCCCGGCGGCTACTGGGGAGTCCCGAACGGCTACGGCCTGCCGTACGACAGACCCTATGCCGGCGGTTATCCGTACCGTGGCGGCAACTATCCATATCGCGCAGGCGGCTATCCTGATGGTGGCCGCAACGCCCCCTATGCCGGCAACAGCGCCCCATTTGGCGGCTACGGCAATCCTGAATACCACGGCATGCCCGCCCCAGGCCAAATGCCGTACGCAACGCCACCAAGTAATTGA
- a CDS encoding class I SAM-dependent methyltransferase — translation MSVEHVRISCGIRILQQKHPLIRSLRKAGSEPTIYGTRVWQSSLMLIEYLREHPLIERQRIIEIGCGWGLVGIFCAKRFAADVLLTDVDEQVFPYALAHANLNEVTVQTERACFDSLAEASLRGRNVIVGADVCFWPELTSQLRRLIARAASFGIERVVIADPGRTTFMRLAEYCQRHFMATMTPYRMSTRTKSGGFILIVENLR, via the coding sequence ATGTCGGTGGAACATGTTCGTATCTCTTGTGGAATTCGGATTCTGCAACAGAAGCATCCGCTCATTAGGTCGCTGAGGAAGGCAGGCTCTGAGCCGACAATTTACGGTACCCGCGTTTGGCAATCGAGCTTGATGCTGATCGAATATCTAAGGGAGCATCCGCTGATCGAGCGCCAGCGTATCATAGAGATCGGTTGTGGTTGGGGGTTGGTCGGTATATTTTGTGCCAAACGGTTTGCGGCGGATGTCTTGCTGACCGATGTCGACGAGCAGGTCTTTCCCTATGCGTTGGCGCATGCGAATCTCAATGAGGTTACCGTCCAGACCGAACGCGCGTGTTTCGATTCCCTGGCAGAAGCGAGCCTGCGTGGTAGAAATGTCATTGTAGGTGCTGATGTCTGCTTTTGGCCGGAATTGACTTCTCAATTGCGTCGATTGATCGCTCGTGCGGCTTCTTTTGGCATCGAAAGGGTCGTTATCGCGGACCCTGGGCGTACGACTTTCATGCGATTGGCGGAGTATTGCCAGCGCCATTTCATGGCGACGATGACTCCGTATCGGATGTCGACGAGGACGAAGTCGGGAGGCTTCATCTTGATCGTGGAAAATCTGCGTTGA
- a CDS encoding RNA recognition motif domain-containing protein → MASLPTVILYVTNLSETTTEADIRELFSRYGNVRSVRLSPGTFHLGSRGFARLVIDSDTAANATFDLDGHLLKGTVIRVSTNADATQEAQAPDQSPPGTQPIDNVIPSNLSRHQYHVESIERVTMDDRDKRGEWYRYVLANGRSRVAGLHPGTREEVMTYAENCAADFNLRNTIGKKPRVSIPTKKK, encoded by the coding sequence ATGGCGTCTCTTCCAACAGTAATCCTCTACGTGACCAACCTGTCGGAGACAACCACCGAAGCGGATATCCGCGAGTTGTTTTCTCGGTACGGCAATGTCAGATCCGTTCGGCTGTCTCCAGGCACATTCCATCTAGGGTCACGCGGATTCGCCCGCCTTGTTATCGACTCTGATACCGCCGCAAACGCCACCTTCGATCTCGACGGCCACCTCCTCAAAGGTACGGTCATTCGCGTCAGCACCAACGCCGACGCGACACAAGAAGCACAGGCACCCGACCAAAGCCCGCCGGGCACGCAGCCCATTGATAATGTCATCCCCAGCAATCTTTCACGGCATCAGTACCACGTCGAATCGATAGAACGGGTGACCATGGATGACAGAGACAAAAGGGGTGAATGGTATCGCTATGTTCTCGCAAATGGACGCAGCCGAGTCGCTGGACTGCACCCTGGTACGCGTGAAGAGGTGATGACCTATGCAGAAAATTGCGCGGCCGATTTCAATCTGCGTAACACGATAGGAAAAAAACCTCGCGTATCGATCCCGACCAAAAAGAAATAG
- a CDS encoding amino acid ABC transporter ATP-binding protein, whose amino-acid sequence MTKPEESHPVASQDRTTLGATRAMIEIQDLHKWFGDFHVLNGIDLTVARGERIVICGPSGSGKSTLIRCINRLETHQRGRIVVDGIELNEDLKQIEQVRSEVGMVFQQFNLFPHLTVMQNCCLAPIWVRKVPRREAERTAMEFLERVRIPEQADKYPGQLSGGQQQRVAIARSLCMNPRIMLFDEPTSALDPEMIKEVLDVMVELARDGMTMICVTHEMTFARTVADRVIFMDEGEIVEASPPETFFERPRQERTRAFLSQIL is encoded by the coding sequence ATGACAAAGCCAGAAGAATCGCATCCCGTGGCGAGCCAGGACCGAACGACGCTCGGCGCCACGCGAGCGATGATCGAGATCCAGGACCTGCACAAATGGTTCGGCGACTTCCACGTGCTCAACGGCATCGACCTGACGGTCGCCCGCGGCGAGCGGATCGTCATCTGCGGGCCGTCCGGATCCGGCAAATCGACGCTGATCCGCTGCATCAACCGCCTCGAGACCCATCAGCGCGGACGGATCGTCGTCGACGGCATCGAGCTCAACGAGGACTTGAAGCAGATCGAGCAGGTGCGCAGCGAGGTCGGCATGGTCTTCCAGCAATTCAACCTTTTCCCGCACCTGACCGTCATGCAGAATTGCTGCCTGGCCCCGATCTGGGTGCGCAAGGTCCCACGCCGCGAGGCCGAGCGGACCGCGATGGAGTTTCTGGAGCGGGTGCGGATCCCGGAGCAGGCCGACAAGTACCCCGGCCAGCTCTCCGGCGGCCAGCAGCAGCGTGTCGCCATCGCCCGCAGCCTGTGCATGAATCCGCGGATCATGCTCTTCGACGAGCCCACCTCGGCCCTCGACCCCGAGATGATCAAGGAGGTGCTCGACGTCATGGTGGAGCTGGCCCGTGACGGCATGACCATGATCTGCGTGACCCACGAGATGACCTTCGCACGCACCGTCGCGGACCGGGTGATCTTCATGGACGAAGGCGAGATCGTCGAGGCCAGCCCGCCCGAGACCTTCTTCGAGCGCCCGCGCCAGGAGCGCACCCGGGCGTTCCTCAGTCAGATCCTCTGA
- a CDS encoding ATP-binding cassette domain-containing protein, whose product MQQLELRTSRRSVAQMTLSNGGSCTIGSEAANQVILSGAGVRGVHAHLRLSDGRVCIEPEGDAKVLVNGTIAPVATAVGDGDWIAFGDTLLQIRLPRQEAQGGAKSQEAVTLGADARGGEMVVGRLAGCDLPIDSPLISREHARLSLQPDGVYIEDLKSTNGTWVNGRRIDSRVLLQAGDRVSFASFVFVFTGYALEPAEVGNRVRVEARGLSKTVRDRTTKQARNLLTEIDLAINPGEFVVIFGTSGSGKSTLLDALNGRRPASTGQIAYNGVDLYRSFDLFRSGIGYVPQQDIVHRKIKVRNALRYTARLRLPPDTSRQEIDENIDRVLERVDLTEKADLAVDTPEPLSGGQLKRVSLAVELVANPNVLFLDEATSGLDAGTDKKMMRLFAGLAEDGKTVICVTHSLENIDACHMVALLHRGYLVYYGPPQDATAHFGVARLSDVYEALEGQDPQVWAERFARSEYHERYVAARLEAGQAFAQAQQEDPAPPAKKPGRKLFDVRQTVTLMRRYADLLLSDRLNLLVLLLQAPLVALVVGAVFDIGGPLPDRAAAESQISFVLVLSAIWFGCINSAREIVKELPVYLRERSVKVKLLPYLLSKLLPLALLCLIQCASFLAIVTLMLGFTGPFLDRLLTLFLAGFAATAMGLAVSAFVDSNDKAIAALPLLLIPQFILSNSVVTLSGVTEVFAQVTVIAYWGIDAMRATLDPALLALAGPKGTPLIQVTGEWLRDVLYLVAQAVAFLAITLIGLKLKDRKV is encoded by the coding sequence ATGCAACAGCTCGAGCTCAGGACGTCGCGCCGCTCGGTCGCCCAGATGACCTTGTCGAATGGTGGCTCTTGCACCATCGGCAGCGAGGCGGCGAATCAGGTCATCCTCTCGGGTGCCGGCGTGCGAGGGGTGCACGCCCACCTCCGTTTGAGCGATGGACGCGTCTGCATCGAGCCAGAGGGCGACGCCAAGGTACTCGTCAACGGTACCATCGCCCCAGTGGCGACGGCCGTCGGCGACGGCGACTGGATCGCCTTCGGGGACACGCTGCTGCAGATTCGCCTGCCTCGCCAGGAGGCCCAAGGTGGCGCGAAGTCTCAAGAGGCCGTGACGCTCGGGGCCGATGCCCGCGGCGGCGAGATGGTCGTCGGGCGTCTGGCCGGCTGCGACCTGCCGATCGACTCGCCGCTGATCTCGCGCGAGCATGCGCGCCTCTCGCTCCAGCCCGACGGCGTCTATATCGAAGACCTCAAGAGTACCAACGGCACCTGGGTCAACGGCCGCCGGATCGATTCGCGCGTCCTGCTCCAGGCGGGCGATCGCGTTTCCTTCGCGAGCTTCGTCTTCGTCTTCACAGGTTACGCCTTAGAACCGGCCGAGGTCGGCAACCGGGTGCGTGTCGAGGCCCGCGGGCTGTCGAAGACGGTCAGGGATCGCACCACCAAGCAGGCACGTAACCTTCTGACCGAGATCGATCTCGCGATCAATCCGGGCGAATTCGTCGTGATCTTCGGCACCAGCGGCTCGGGCAAGTCGACGCTGCTCGACGCGCTGAACGGTCGCCGCCCGGCGAGCACCGGACAGATCGCCTACAACGGCGTCGATCTGTACCGGTCCTTCGACCTGTTTCGTTCCGGGATCGGCTATGTCCCGCAGCAGGACATCGTTCACCGCAAGATCAAGGTGCGCAACGCGCTGCGCTACACGGCGCGGCTGCGGCTGCCACCTGATACTTCGCGCCAGGAGATCGACGAGAACATCGATCGGGTCCTCGAGCGCGTCGATCTGACCGAGAAGGCCGACCTCGCCGTCGATACGCCCGAACCCCTGAGCGGTGGTCAGCTCAAACGCGTCAGCCTGGCCGTGGAGCTGGTCGCCAATCCCAACGTCCTGTTCCTCGATGAGGCGACCAGTGGCCTCGACGCCGGTACCGACAAAAAGATGATGCGGCTCTTCGCCGGTCTGGCCGAGGACGGTAAGACGGTCATCTGCGTCACCCACAGCCTCGAGAACATCGACGCCTGCCACATGGTGGCCTTGCTGCATCGTGGCTACCTGGTCTACTACGGCCCACCGCAGGATGCGACCGCCCACTTCGGCGTGGCGCGGCTTTCCGACGTCTACGAGGCCCTCGAGGGTCAGGATCCGCAGGTCTGGGCCGAGCGCTTCGCCCGCTCGGAGTACCATGAACGCTATGTCGCGGCGCGGCTCGAGGCGGGGCAGGCGTTCGCGCAGGCCCAGCAGGAGGATCCCGCGCCGCCAGCGAAGAAGCCAGGACGCAAGCTCTTCGATGTACGGCAGACGGTGACATTGATGCGCCGCTATGCGGACCTGCTGCTGTCGGACCGGCTGAATCTCCTGGTGCTGCTCCTGCAGGCACCGCTGGTCGCCCTGGTCGTTGGCGCGGTCTTCGACATCGGCGGTCCGTTGCCCGATCGCGCCGCCGCCGAGAGCCAGATCAGCTTCGTGCTGGTGCTCTCGGCGATCTGGTTCGGCTGCATCAACTCGGCGCGTGAGATCGTGAAGGAATTGCCGGTCTATCTGCGCGAGCGCTCGGTAAAGGTGAAGCTGCTGCCCTATCTGCTGAGCAAGCTGCTGCCACTGGCGCTCTTGTGCCTGATCCAGTGTGCGAGCTTCCTCGCCATCGTCACCCTGATGCTCGGCTTCACCGGTCCCTTCCTCGACCGCCTGCTGACGCTGTTTCTGGCCGGCTTCGCCGCGACCGCGATGGGGCTGGCCGTCAGCGCCTTCGTCGACTCCAACGACAAGGCGATCGCCGCATTGCCGCTGCTGCTGATCCCCCAGTTCATCCTGTCGAACTCGGTCGTGACCCTGTCCGGCGTCACCGAGGTCTTCGCCCAGGTCACGGTCATCGCCTACTGGGGGATCGACGCGATGCGCGCCACGCTCGATCCGGCGCTGCTCGCGCTGGCGGGGCCCAAGGGTACGCCGCTGATCCAGGTGACCGGCGAGTGGCTGCGTGACGTCCTCTATCTGGTCGCCCAGGCGGTCGCCTTCCTCGCGATCACGTTGATCGGGCTGAAACTCAAGGACCGCAAGGTCTGA
- a CDS encoding serine/threonine protein kinase — protein MSETPEEKRCPRCQAMNLVSELPQREYRCGDCGFELAHFTTLSTGAIRDLVGWLLDIGAEVNGRYRVAAVLGKGGFGVTYLVDDLLLHGKRRAMKEIPEILFDEYETRLLGRLHHPAIPDITDRFNAEGMVYLVLEFGGDRTLRIEQERRSGRIPLFVLLPWMRQLCDALQYLHEQDPPVVHRDLKPDNVLLDDGDRVMLIDFGIAKEAKPDTVTRTIGRAVTQGFSPPEQVLGTGTDARSDIYALGAIMYNLLTGHMPPAAHERITGSVIEPLSSYLPEIPPLIEAAVMQALELNIYQRQQSIQELAQALELVQTGSNSAPTVSVAGQAPTGSAGVVLPSVQLPSTRASKSAPAPASVRIAEPSAAVPERRSRLPAIAAGVALVAAAAGAGWWFFATGDDATLEVAGEDRPAAPQTATDGAAVAPAPVAEPVSRPTAGATPATGSPAPTAAVQGGGELPSIFSDEQAPDTQSDQAAVSAERRSGESLLDLLEKHRSEMAQEASATPASEPTPVPKPAEPKPIKPAEPKETVAKTAPKPKPVRKAPAKSSGGSDWGFQYKGATKKY, from the coding sequence ATGTCTGAGACCCCGGAAGAGAAGCGCTGTCCCAGGTGCCAGGCGATGAACCTGGTCTCCGAGCTACCGCAGCGCGAGTACCGCTGCGGCGACTGCGGCTTCGAACTCGCTCACTTCACGACCCTCTCGACCGGCGCGATCCGCGATCTCGTCGGTTGGCTCCTCGATATCGGCGCCGAGGTCAACGGCCGCTACCGGGTCGCGGCCGTGCTCGGCAAGGGCGGCTTCGGCGTGACCTATCTCGTCGACGACCTGCTGCTGCACGGCAAGCGCCGGGCGATGAAAGAGATCCCCGAGATCCTCTTCGACGAGTACGAGACCCGCTTGCTCGGGCGCCTGCATCACCCCGCCATTCCCGACATCACCGACCGTTTCAATGCCGAGGGCATGGTCTATCTGGTGCTGGAGTTCGGTGGCGATCGCACCCTGCGCATCGAACAGGAGCGGCGCAGCGGGCGGATCCCGCTGTTCGTGTTGTTGCCCTGGATGCGCCAGCTCTGCGATGCGCTCCAATACCTGCACGAGCAGGATCCCCCGGTCGTGCACCGGGATCTCAAGCCGGACAACGTCCTCCTCGATGACGGCGATCGCGTGATGCTGATCGACTTCGGCATCGCCAAGGAGGCCAAGCCCGATACGGTGACCCGCACCATCGGTCGGGCCGTCACGCAGGGTTTCAGCCCCCCGGAGCAGGTCCTCGGCACCGGCACCGACGCCCGCTCGGATATCTATGCGCTCGGCGCGATCATGTACAACCTGTTGACCGGTCATATGCCGCCAGCGGCCCATGAGCGGATCACGGGCTCGGTGATCGAACCACTGTCGAGCTATCTGCCGGAGATCCCGCCACTGATCGAGGCGGCGGTCATGCAGGCCCTCGAACTCAACATCTATCAGCGTCAGCAATCCATCCAAGAGCTCGCTCAGGCGTTGGAATTGGTCCAGACGGGTTCGAACAGCGCGCCGACCGTCAGTGTCGCTGGTCAGGCGCCGACCGGCAGTGCCGGCGTCGTCTTGCCGAGCGTTCAGCTGCCATCGACCCGCGCGAGCAAGAGCGCCCCTGCACCGGCTAGCGTGCGGATCGCCGAGCCATCGGCCGCCGTGCCAGAGAGACGCTCCCGTTTGCCCGCGATTGCCGCCGGTGTGGCGCTGGTCGCCGCCGCGGCCGGCGCCGGTTGGTGGTTCTTCGCAACGGGGGACGATGCGACGCTCGAGGTGGCTGGTGAGGATCGCCCCGCGGCGCCGCAGACGGCGACCGACGGGGCCGCCGTGGCCCCAGCCCCTGTTGCCGAGCCTGTGTCGCGACCGACCGCGGGCGCCACACCTGCAACGGGTTCGCCGGCCCCGACCGCGGCCGTTCAGGGCGGCGGCGAGCTGCCATCGATCTTCTCCGATGAACAGGCACCCGATACGCAGAGCGACCAGGCGGCTGTGAGCGCCGAGCGACGGTCGGGCGAGTCGCTGTTGGATTTGCTCGAAAAGCACCGCAGCGAGATGGCACAAGAGGCGTCGGCCACGCCGGCATCGGAACCGACGCCCGTCCCGAAACCGGCGGAGCCGAAGCCGATAAAGCCGGCCGAGCCGAAGGAGACGGTCGCCAAGACCGCCCCAAAGCCGAAACCGGTCAGAAAGGCGCCGGCGAAATCCAGTGGCGGATCGGACTGGGGGTTCCAATACAAGGGGGCGACGAAGAAATACTGA
- a CDS encoding vWA domain-containing protein — translation MILFSLLLGVSLTASAQGYGFAAPGGYGIKIYKTNYSLYPFVQVYLRTFDSEMQPLVNLNERNIGLMVKGKTYDPVKRQYGVQSIRQREEATRSILVIDASGSMAGSKGRDPFEDALRAAVRFIESKRPQDEVAVLAIRDTKDGYEVVSQFERDERALARRIADIRADGMKTRLYDSIGAALQMCGMSAQGSVRGGNYIVSCSIVVMSDGKDEGSSLSRDELMARITNMSIPVPIYSLAYSRTDPSWFRNLEALSKNSFGIYYNVGETTEQMQRIVESIQNILQSDYVVTFRSYIPVDGERHNIKIGVEYPSGSGKYVYDDASFEAIQPPPVPEVMDMLRQLDRKIPALPDGNPYWDTPGMGVTGGGAE, via the coding sequence TTGATCCTTTTCTCGCTCCTGCTAGGGGTGAGCCTGACGGCATCGGCGCAGGGCTACGGTTTCGCGGCGCCGGGCGGTTACGGGATCAAGATCTACAAGACCAACTACTCTCTCTATCCGTTCGTGCAGGTCTATCTACGTACCTTCGATTCCGAGATGCAGCCGCTCGTCAATCTCAACGAGCGCAATATCGGCCTGATGGTCAAGGGCAAGACCTACGACCCGGTGAAGCGCCAATACGGGGTGCAATCGATCCGCCAGCGCGAGGAGGCGACGCGTTCGATCCTCGTCATCGACGCGAGCGGCTCGATGGCCGGTTCGAAGGGCCGTGATCCATTCGAGGATGCCCTGCGCGCCGCCGTGCGTTTCATCGAGAGCAAGCGGCCGCAGGACGAGGTCGCCGTGCTCGCGATTCGCGATACCAAGGACGGCTACGAGGTCGTCTCGCAGTTCGAGCGTGATGAGCGGGCCTTGGCGCGGCGCATCGCCGATATCCGCGCCGACGGTATGAAGACGCGTCTCTACGACAGCATCGGCGCGGCGCTCCAGATGTGCGGGATGAGTGCCCAGGGATCGGTGCGCGGGGGCAACTACATCGTCTCCTGCTCGATCGTCGTGATGTCGGACGGCAAGGACGAGGGGAGCTCGTTGAGCCGTGACGAACTGATGGCCCGCATCACGAATATGTCGATCCCGGTGCCGATCTATTCGCTGGCCTACTCGCGGACCGATCCGAGCTGGTTCCGCAACCTCGAGGCCCTGTCGAAGAACTCGTTCGGCATCTATTACAACGTCGGCGAGACGACCGAACAGATGCAGCGTATCGTCGAGTCGATCCAGAATATCCTACAGAGCGACTACGTCGTGACGTTCCGTTCTTACATCCCGGTCGACGGCGAGCGTCACAACATCAAGATCGGCGTCGAGTATCCGAGCGGCAGCGGCAAGTATGTCTATGATGATGCGAGCTTCGAAGCGATCCAGCCGCCGCCGGTGCCAGAGGTGATGGATATGCTGCGACAGCTCGATCGCAAGATTCCGGCGCTGCCCGACGGCAATCCCTATTGGGATACCCCGGGGATGGGCGTGACCGGGGGCGGCGCAGAGTAG
- a CDS encoding glycine zipper domain-containing protein, giving the protein MKISKRLSSGALAVVASLAVAGCETTGSVQDQAAGASIGAVVGCGIGALVTGTGRGCATGAAIGGFVGWGAVALTQYNAQQVRSSSADSRIYGLTTPVDDTQVKIRRGTSAPKSVRPGDSVDISTDYSVMLPAGASNARVTESWALKKDGKTVANLPKKSASRAAGGWQADAEITIPDNVPAGTYVIEHKVKAGSSYDTDESTFVVRA; this is encoded by the coding sequence GTGAAGATCAGCAAGCGACTGTCGAGTGGCGCCTTGGCCGTTGTCGCAAGCCTGGCCGTCGCCGGCTGTGAGACGACCGGCAGTGTGCAGGATCAGGCGGCCGGCGCCAGCATTGGCGCCGTGGTGGGCTGCGGTATCGGTGCTTTGGTCACAGGCACCGGTCGCGGTTGCGCGACGGGTGCTGCGATCGGTGGTTTCGTAGGCTGGGGGGCGGTGGCGCTGACGCAGTACAACGCCCAGCAGGTCCGTTCGAGCAGTGCCGACAGTCGCATCTACGGCCTGACGACGCCGGTCGACGATACTCAGGTCAAGATTCGTCGGGGTACGAGTGCGCCGAAGAGCGTGCGGCCGGGTGATTCCGTCGACATATCAACCGACTATTCGGTAATGTTGCCGGCCGGTGCATCGAATGCCAGGGTGACCGAGAGCTGGGCACTGAAGAAGGACGGCAAGACGGTCGCTAACCTGCCGAAGAAAAGTGCGAGCCGCGCGGCTGGCGGGTGGCAGGCCGATGCCGAGATCACCATCCCCGACAACGTTCCCGCCGGTACCTACGTCATCGAGCACAAGGTCAAGGCGGGCTCCAGCTACGACACGGACGAGTCGACCTTCGTCGTAAGAGCCTGA
- a CDS encoding M48 family metallopeptidase: MSPVVLGLGLFGGLFGGHDGNCRQGVEQAARTMQRIERQWPLRSPVDPVVVYLQRLGERLASVDAGGRRGSWRFHVLRNLEPTAFAAGGGNIVVSDGLIALVRGEDELAAVLAHEIAHQQLGHFCRASSDAGRRIRLGSVVQHFDLDFEIDADAAAVRRLALAGYDPGAMRGVLTCLTHRRPRSSNSGLNARLDALDGVLGSRSGAQVRSAPGFERVRRLVLEDVGGGVKRCR, encoded by the coding sequence ATGAGCCCTGTCGTCCTGGGGTTGGGATTGTTCGGCGGCCTGTTCGGCGGTCATGACGGCAATTGCCGTCAAGGCGTCGAGCAGGCGGCGCGAACGATGCAACGTATCGAACGGCAGTGGCCGTTGCGATCACCGGTCGATCCGGTCGTCGTCTACCTGCAACGGCTCGGCGAGCGCCTGGCGAGCGTCGATGCAGGCGGTCGCCGCGGGTCGTGGCGTTTTCATGTCTTGCGCAACCTGGAGCCGACCGCCTTCGCCGCCGGCGGCGGCAATATCGTCGTCAGTGATGGCCTGATCGCCCTCGTGCGCGGCGAGGACGAGCTCGCGGCGGTGCTCGCCCACGAGATCGCCCATCAGCAGCTCGGGCACTTCTGCCGTGCTTCGTCAGATGCGGGCCGTCGAATCCGGCTCGGCTCGGTCGTCCAGCACTTCGATCTGGACTTTGAGATCGACGCCGATGCCGCGGCGGTGCGGCGTTTGGCGCTGGCCGGCTATGATCCGGGTGCGATGCGAGGGGTCCTTACCTGTCTGACGCACCGCAGGCCGCGTTCGTCCAATTCAGGTCTCAACGCGCGACTAGATGCTCTAGATGGCGTATTGGGGTCGCGTTCCGGGGCTCAGGTCAGGAGCGCCCCTGGTTTCGAGCGAGTCCGTCGGCTCGTGCTGGAGGACGTTGGGGGGGGCGTCAAGCGCTGTCGCTGA
- a CDS encoding amino acid ABC transporter permease: MAGDTARTIPPPRRSSVPLGWLRRNLFSSPLNTALTLAALYGLYLTLPPLIQWAFIDADWVGTSRADCTSGGACWVFIANRLNQFLYGFYPPAEQWRVNLGLGLLAVAIVALSIRRLRRHRRLIGAILLGYPIVAYLLFYGGALGLAVVPTYQWGGLMLTLVLAVVGIVLSLPIGILLALGRRSELPVIKAACVTYIEIWRGVPLITVLFMASVMLPLFFPEQVTVDKLLRAMIGIVMFQAAYMAEVVRGGLQAIPKGQYEAAEALGLGYWQRMALIVLPQALRLVIPGIVNTFIALFKDTTLVLIIGLFDLLGIVQQAFADPDWLGYSVEGYLFAGFVYWAFCFGMSRWSQHLERRLGQSQGR; the protein is encoded by the coding sequence ATGGCCGGCGACACCGCCCGCACGATACCACCGCCGCGCCGCAGCTCCGTACCGCTCGGCTGGCTGAGGCGCAATCTCTTCTCATCGCCCCTCAATACGGCGCTGACGCTGGCGGCGCTCTACGGCCTGTACCTGACGCTGCCACCACTCATCCAGTGGGCCTTCATCGATGCCGACTGGGTCGGCACGAGCCGCGCCGACTGCACGAGCGGCGGGGCCTGCTGGGTCTTCATCGCCAATCGCCTCAATCAGTTTCTCTACGGCTTCTATCCGCCCGCCGAGCAGTGGCGGGTCAATCTCGGGCTGGGGCTGCTGGCCGTCGCGATCGTCGCCCTGTCGATCCGCAGGTTGCGCCGACACCGTCGGCTAATCGGCGCGATCCTGCTCGGCTATCCGATCGTCGCCTATCTGCTTTTCTACGGCGGGGCCTTGGGGCTGGCGGTCGTGCCGACCTATCAATGGGGCGGGCTGATGCTGACGCTGGTCCTGGCCGTGGTCGGCATCGTCCTATCGCTACCGATCGGCATCTTGCTCGCACTGGGGCGGCGCTCCGAGCTGCCGGTGATCAAGGCCGCCTGCGTCACCTACATCGAGATCTGGCGCGGCGTGCCGCTGATCACCGTCCTGTTCATGGCCTCGGTGATGCTGCCGCTCTTCTTCCCCGAGCAGGTGACCGTCGACAAGCTGCTGCGGGCGATGATCGGTATCGTGATGTTCCAGGCGGCCTATATGGCCGAGGTCGTACGCGGCGGCCTGCAGGCGATCCCGAAGGGCCAGTACGAGGCCGCCGAGGCCCTCGGCCTCGGTTATTGGCAGCGGATGGCGCTGATCGTCCTGCCGCAGGCCCTGCGCCTGGTGATCCCCGGTATCGTCAACACCTTCATCGCCCTGTTCAAGGACACGACGCTGGTCCTGATCATCGGCCTCTTCGACCTGCTCGGCATCGTCCAGCAGGCCTTCGCCGACCCGGACTGGCTCGGCTACTCGGTCGAGGGGTATTTGTTCGCCGGCTTCGTTTACTGGGCCTTTTGCTTCGGGATGTCGCGCTGGAGCCAGCACCTCGAGCGGCGTCTCGGGCAAAGCCAGGGGCGTTGA